The Meriones unguiculatus strain TT.TT164.6M chromosome 6, Bangor_MerUng_6.1, whole genome shotgun sequence genome has a window encoding:
- the LOC110552037 gene encoding U8 snoRNA-decapping enzyme isoform X2 yields MAGDRKVELGEALALGPGWRHACHALLYAPDPRKLFGRIPLRFAVLMQMRFDGRLGFPGGFVDAQDSTLEDGLNRELREELGEAVSVFRVERSDYRSSHLAARPRVVAHFYAKRLTLEQLQAVEARAPQAKDHGLEVLGLVRVPLYIL; encoded by the exons ATGGCCGGGGATCGGAAAGTGGAGCTCGGCGAGGCCCTGGCGCTTGGGCCGGGCTGGCGCCACGCCTGCCATGCCCTGCTCTATGCGCCCGACCCCCGCAAGCTGTTCGGCCGCATCCCGCTGCGCTTCGCCGTGCTG atGCAGATGCGCTTCGACGGGCGCCTGGGCTTCCCTGGCGGCTTCGTAGACGCCCAGGACAGTACCCTGGAGGACGGGCTGAACCGCGAACTGCGCGAGGAGCTGGGCGAAGCGGTGTCTGTCTTCCGCGTGGAGCGCTCCGACTATCGGAGTTCACACCTCGCGGCCAGACCGCGCGTGGTGGCCCACTTCTATGCCAAGCGCCTGACGCTTGAGCAGCTCCAGGCTGTGGAAGCCAGGGCACCTCAAGCCAAGGACCACGGGCTGGAG